A window from Chitinophagaceae bacterium encodes these proteins:
- a CDS encoding VWA domain-containing protein, producing the protein MNKKQKVHNLIILDESGSMDTIKSTVIQGFNELIQTIQGIEKQYPEQEHFISFISFNGLGQKLQHFMDPVSKLKQIDSSNYKPYASTPLFDALGFSLNKLKQSLEGQSDYYVLVTILTDGKENASKEFSGNNIKHLIEELKQNRWTFTYIGTDHDIDKIASSLSINNSLYFEKNEDDINKMFREEREARVVYSHKVSLKQDVSSNFFDDSKDKNDK; encoded by the coding sequence ATGAACAAAAAACAAAAGGTGCACAACCTAATTATTTTAGATGAGAGCGGTTCTATGGACACCATAAAATCGACAGTAATTCAGGGGTTTAATGAATTAATACAAACTATTCAAGGAATTGAAAAACAATATCCGGAACAGGAACATTTCATCTCTTTTATTTCATTCAACGGATTGGGGCAAAAGTTACAGCATTTTATGGATCCGGTAAGTAAGCTTAAACAAATAGACAGTTCTAATTATAAACCCTATGCTTCTACTCCATTATTTGATGCTTTAGGCTTTAGTCTGAATAAATTAAAACAGTCTTTAGAAGGACAATCTGATTATTATGTTCTTGTTACTATTCTGACTGATGGCAAAGAAAATGCTTCTAAAGAATTTTCAGGTAATAACATTAAACATCTTATCGAAGAGCTAAAACAAAACAGATGGACTTTTACCTATATTGGAACTGATCATGACATAGACAAAATCGCTTCATCTCTTTCAATTAATAACTCATTATACTTTGAAAAAAATGAAGATGATATTAATAAAATGTTTAGAGAAGAAAGAGAAGCAAGAGTAGTATATAGCCATAAAGTATCCTTAAAACAAGATGTATCTTCTAACTTTTTTGATGATTCAAAAGACAAAAATGACAAATAA